In Onychostoma macrolepis isolate SWU-2019 chromosome 14, ASM1243209v1, whole genome shotgun sequence, a single window of DNA contains:
- the gcna gene encoding germ cell nuclear acidic protein codes for MDPGTVSLFQRVSEKLGWDRDGGLDKAEEKLRKSLKKSRRPALGSYESSTDPAHRLLLSDTDGSGKENQSQEKHVLLTSDDEDFDKFLAAKATPKSAFKQSASAAQKLREPIPVLSSDSDDEFETFLNRVKTPKAKVQSQSVSSSDDSLKRFVVDSMSSDDDFVIERKPSVHKGKAKTARTPKSVQKTEKPPPSLCDSPVFLSDSDDEGDIIIQSTWRTRHSRPPSEEHHATSTGREETAKPCALPPAVAVTTRTGPEDTCSSEEEFQSLLDRVRQNQSLGGRTHASPRPPPESKPRPPCLSTPSAVGKKATNQVPVKGSPTTHTPVQQTPSSRPVSHTEPRAPPHSRVVVCKTPGCFLQSLSVPGSSYCLSFKQRKEELTNKLFQLYNTSVFDSKLPADMSVTWNKKMRKTAGYCISGQERVTGKRYARIELSVKVCDSADRLRDTLVHEMCHAATWLINNVRDGHGPFWRLYARKAMLAHPELPMVSRCHSYDINYKFQYQCNRCKNTIGRHSKSLDTTKFVCALCTGQLVLLTPSKPRAPAPFATFVKENYSSARQELAGQSHAEVMRKLSADFAGKTRLSQS; via the exons ATGGATCCCGGCACTGTATCGCTGTTTCAGAGAGTCTCCGAAAAGCTGGGCTGGGACAGAGATGGTGGTCTCGATAAAGCTGAAGAGAAG TTGCGGAAGAGCTTGAAGAAGAGCAGACGTCCAGCGCTGGGCAGTTATGAGTCCAGCACAGATCCAGCGCACAGACTGCTGCTGTCTGACACTGACGGCTCGGGGAAAGAGAACCAGTCTCAAGAAAAACACGTGCTGTTGACTTCAGATGATGAGGACTTTGATAAAT TTCTTGCTGCAAAGGCTACACCCAAATCTGCATTTAAACAGTCTGCATCAGCTGCCCAGAAACTAAG agaACCAATTCCAGTTCTGTCTTCAGATAGTGATGATGAATTTGAAACAT TTTTAAATCGAGTGAAAACCCCAAAGGCTAAAGTCCAGTCGCAGTCTGTGAGTAGCAGTGATGACAG TTTGAAACGCTTCGTAGTGGACAGCATGTCATCTGATGATGATTTTGTCATTGAGAGGAAGCCTTCTGTTCATAAAG GGAAAGCCAAGACTGCTAGAACTCCTAAATCAGTTCAGAAGACAGAGAAACCGCCTCCGTCTCTCTGTGATTCTCCTGTCTTCCTGAGCGACAGTGATGACGAGGGTGACATTATTATCCAAAGCACCTGGAGGACCAGACACAGCCGCCCACCGTCTGAGGAACATCACGCCACGAGTACAGGCAGAGAGGAGACTGCAAAGCCTTGTGCTCTCCCCCCAGCAGTCGCAGTGACGACACGCACCGGTCCAGAGGACACATGCAGCTCTGAGGAGGAGTTCCAGTCCTTATTGGACCGGGTCAGACAAAATCAGAGTCTGGGAGGCAGAACACATGCAAGCCCGAGGCCACCTCCAG AATCCAAACCTCGACCTCCCTGTTTGTCAACACCATCTGCTGTGGGTAAGAAAGCTACTAACCAAGTACCGGTTAAAGGATCACCCACAACCCACACCCCAGTGCAGCAGACGCCCAGCAGCAGGCCAGTGAGCCACACTGAGCCCAGAGCTCCACCCCACAGCAG AGTGGTGGTGTGTAAAACTCCCGGCTGCTTTCTGCAGTCTCTGTCTGTTCCTGGATCGTCGTACTGCCTCAGCTTCAAACAGAGAAAAGAGGAGCTCACTAACAAACTCTTCCAGCTCTACAACACCAGTGTGTTTGACAGCAAG CTTCCCGCTGACATGTCTGTCACATGGAACAAGAAGATGCGCAAGACGGCAGGATATTGCATCTCAGGCCAGGAGCGAGTCACTGGGAAACGATACGCCCGCATCGAGCTGTCTGTCAAAGTTTGCGACTCTGCAG ATCGGTTACGAGATACGTTAGTCCATGAAATGTGTCATGCTGCCACATGGCTAATAAACAACGTTCGTGACGGGCACGGGCCGTTCTGGAGGCTTTATGCTCGTAAAGCGATGCTGGCTCATCCTGAGCTACCGATGGTTTCCCGCTGCCACAGTTACGACATCAACTACAAGTTCCAGTATCAGTGCAACCGCTGCAAGAACAC GATCGGCCGCCACTCTAAGTCCCTGGACACCACAAAGTTTGTGTGTGCTTTGTGCACTGGGCAGCTGGTTTTGTTGACTCCCTCAAAGCCGCGGGCGCCCGCGCCCTTCGCCACCTTCGTGAAGGAGAACTACAGCTCCGCGAGACAGGAACTGGCAGGCCAGAGTCACGCTGAGGTTATGCGCAAACTCAGCGCCGACTTCGCTGGCAAAACACGCCTCAGTCAGAGCTGA
- the cetn2 gene encoding uncharacterized protein cetn2 has protein sequence MATSPKRPSLGAVAPRKKANPKPELTEEQRQEIREAFELFDTDGSGYIEVKELKVAMRALGFEPKKEEIKKMIAEVDKDATGKISFSDFMTVMTQKMAEKDSKEEILKAFRLFDDDETGKISFRNLKRVAKELGENLTDEELQEMIDEADRDGDGEVNQQEFLRIMKKTSLY, from the exons ATG GCCACTAGTCCCAAAAGACCGTCACTGGGGGCAGTAGCCCCTCGTAAAAAAGCCAATCCAAAGCCTGAACTGACAGAAGAGCAAAGGCAGGAGATCAGAGAGGCGTTTGAGCTCTTCGACACTGATGGCTCTGGTTATATCGAGGTGAAGGAGTTAAAG GTGGCCATGAGAGCGCTGGGGTTTGAGCCTAAAAAGGAGGAAATCAAGAAAATGATTGCAGAGGTTGATAAGGATGCTACTGGAAAGATCTCTTTCAGTGATTTTATGACAGTGATGACCCAAAAAATG GCTGAAAAGGACTCCAAAGAAGAAATTCTTAAGGCTTTTCGGCTGTTTGACGATGACGAGACTGGAAAAATATCTTTCCGGAATCTAAAGAGAGTGGCCAAAGAACTCGGGGAAAACCTCACAGACGAGGAGCTGCAG GAAATGATTGATGAAGCAGACAGAGATGGCGATGGAGAAGTCAACCAGCAGGAATTTCTTCGCATCATGAAGAAAACAAGTTTGTACTGA
- the nsdhl gene encoding sterol-4-alpha-carboxylate 3-dehydrogenase, decarboxylating produces MATRVRPSSKRCAIIGGSGFLGRHLVERLVDKGYTVNVFDIRQAYELPGVTFHQGDLCDRQALLVALKEVSVVFHCASPAPASDDRALFQRVNIDGTRTVIQACHEAGVQKLILTSSASVVFEGTDIKNGREDLPYAKKPIDYYTETKIQQEKLVLEACSKDKGFLTVAIRPHGIFGPRDPQLVPILVDTARRGKMKFIIGDGSNLVDFTYVENVVHGHILAAEHLKADSPLCGQAYHITNDEPVRFWDFMSQILVGLGYSAPRYHLPYTLVYGIALLLWLIAVLLRPLIRIKPTFTPMRVALAGTHHYYSCARAKKDMGYQPLVPLREAIVRTVESYPHLRKGK; encoded by the exons ATGGCAACTCGTGTGAGACCA AGCAGCAAGCGTTGTGCTATCATTGGAGGATCTGGATTTTTGGGCAGGCACCTCGTGGAGCGTCTAGTGGACAAAGGATACACAGTGAATGTGTTTGATATCAGACAGGCCTATGAGCTTCCAGGAGTGACGTTTCACCAAGGGGACTTGTGTGACAGACAG GCCTTGCTGGTGGCTTTGAAAGAAGTGTCTGTAGTGTTTCACTGTGCTTCACCTGCTCCAGCCAGTGATGACCGCGCTCTGTTTCAGAGGGTTAATATTGATGGGACACGAACTGTCATACAGGCCTGTCACGAGGCAGGTGTACAG aaattaatattaaccaGCAGTGCTAGTGTGGTGTTTGAAGGAACTGACATCAAGAATGGGAGAGAGGATCTGCCTTACGCAAAAAAGCCAATTGATTATTATACAGAGACTAAAATCCAACAGGAAAAG CTGGTGTTGGAGGCCTGCAGTAAAGACAAGGGTTTCCTCACTGTTGCTATTCGCCCTCATGGTATCTTTGGCCCCCGGGACCCTCAGTTAGTGCCCATCCTGGTAGATACAGCCCGCAGAGGAAAGATGAAGTTCATCATCGG AGATGGATCCAATCTTGTGGACTTCACCTATGTGGAGAATGTAGTTCATGGGCATATTTTAGCAGCCGAACACCTTAAGGCTGATTCTCCGCTCTGCGGTCAG GCTTACCACATAACCAACGATGAGCCGGTGCGTTTCTGGGACTTCATGTCTCAGATTCTGGTGGGTCTGGGCTACAGTGCTCCGCGATACCACCTGCCCTACACACTGGTCTATGGGATAGCCCTGCTGCTGTGGCTGATCGCTGTGCTGCTGCGGCCACTGATCCGGATCAAACCCACCTTCACCCCCATGAGAGTAGCTCTGGCTGGCACCCACCACTACTACAGCTGCGCTCGGGCCAAAAAGGACATGGGTTACCAGCCCCTGGTGCCTTTACGAGAGGCAATAGTGCGCACTGTGGAGAGCTACCCACACCTGCGGAAGGGAAAGTAA